A single region of the Hippopotamus amphibius kiboko isolate mHipAmp2 chromosome 6, mHipAmp2.hap2, whole genome shotgun sequence genome encodes:
- the STX7 gene encoding syntaxin-7 isoform X1, translating into MSYTAGIGGDPAQLAQRISSNIQKITQCSAEIQRTLNQLGTPQDSPELRQQLQQKQQYTNQLAKETDKYIKEFGSLPTTPSDQRQRKIQKDRLVAEFTTSLTNFQKVQRQAAEREKEFVARVRASSRVSGGFPEESAKERNLVSWESQTQSQVQVQDEEITEDDLRLIQERESSIRQLEADIMDINEIFKDLGMMIHEQGDVIDSIEANVENAEVHVQQANQQLSRAADYQKCPLVSMPFFPLDKSVHIQCYVKNNEAVLTNSVTCVYCSLCMRFRCATQQS; encoded by the exons CTGCGGAAATACAGAGGACTCTGAATCAGCTTGGAACACCTCAAGATTCACCTGAATTGAGGCAACAGCT GCAACAGAAGCAGCAGTATACGAACCAACTTGCCAAAGAAACAGACAAGTACATTAAAGAGTTTGGATCTCTGCCCACCACCCCCAGTGACCAG cgtcaaaggaaaatacagaagGATCGCTTAGTGGCTGAATTCACAACATCACTGACAAACTTTCAGAAGGTGCAGAGACAAGctgctgagagagagaaagaatttgttGCTCGAGTAAGAGCCAGTTCCAGAGTGTCT GGTGGTTTTCCTGAGGAGAGCGCAAAAGAAAGGAATCTTGTGTCCTGGGAAAG cCAAACTCAGTCTCAAGTGCAGGTGCAGGATGAAGAAATTACAGAGGATGACCTCCGCCTTATACAGGAGAGAGAGTCTTCTATTAGGCAACTCGAA GCTGATATTATggatattaatgaaatatttaaagatttggGAATGATGATTCATGAGCAAGGAGATGTAATAG atagcaTAGAAGCCAACGTGGAAAATGCCGAGGTGCATGTCCAGCAAGCAAACCAGCAGCTGTCAAGGGCGGCAGACTATCAG AAGTGCCCTTTGGTTTCAATGCCATTTTTTCCACTGGACAAATCAGTTCATATTCAGTGCTATGTCAAGAACAATGAAGCCGTGCTCACCAACAGCGTAACTTGCGTTTACTGTTCTTTGTGCATGAGATTCAGGTGTGCAACTCAGCAGAGTTAA